In a single window of the Magnolia sinica isolate HGM2019 chromosome 7, MsV1, whole genome shotgun sequence genome:
- the LOC131250698 gene encoding CASP-like protein 4D1, which yields MASSNAMAITTLTLRLLALGLLAASVAVLATDRVTFDDGTKATFKDIVAYRFVISTGAIGFAYALFQIPFAVYHVSTGKQMIRNECLPEFDFYGDKIIAFLLATGVGAGFAVSFEFKKLIRDFIDSFERLGVPGLTESESKLDKFLDRANIATGLLFLAFLCMAALSVLSSLKRTPSSNGFFG from the exons ATGGCTTCTTCTAATGCAATGGCCATAACAACCCTTACGCTAAGACTCCTTGCATTAGGATTGCTAGCAGCTTCTGTAGCCGTTCTTGCTACCGATAGGGTCACTTTCGATGATGGTACCAAGGCCACTTTCAAGGACATCGTTGCGTATCG ATTTGTCATCTCTACGGGCGCCATCGGGTTTGCCTATGCATTGTTTCAAATACCCTTTGCAGTATACCATGTATCGACCGGAAAGCAGATGATCCGCAACGAATGTTTGCCGGAGTTCGATTTCTACGGTGATAAG ATCATTGCATTTCTGTTGGCTACCGGTGTGGGGGCCGGCTTCGCAGTCTCCTTCGAGTTCAAGAAGCTGATCCGTGATTTCATCGATAGCTTCGAAAGGTTGGGCGTGCCGGGTCTCACCGAATCCGAATCGAAGCTCGACAAGTTCCTCGACCGAGCAAACATCGCGACGGGCCTTCTCTTCCTTGCATTCCTTTGCATGGCCGCGCTTTCAGTTCTATCATCTTTGAAGAGAACCCCTTCTAGCAATGGCTTCTTTGGATGA